One window from the genome of Azospirillum sp. B510 encodes:
- a CDS encoding ABC transporter ATP-binding protein, which translates to MLNTRNTTIFELSGVRQAYAKPSGQDYVVLDNVDLTLQDGEVVGLLGRSGSGKSTLLRIVAGLVKPTGGSVRHHGEPVTGATDGVAMVFQTFALFPWLTVWENVMAGLKAKGVPTKEAEARTEEAIDLIGLSGFESAYPKELSGGMRQRVGFARALVVHPEILLMDEPFSALDVLTAETLRTDLLDLWMEQRLPIKSILMVTHNIEEAVLMCDRILVFSSNPGRVAAEIRVELPHPRNRLDPQFRAMVDDIYGRMTSRKPLVAPSPATAQPPVYAVPLQHVSTNLLAGLLETLASTAYHGKADLPHLAASLQHEIDDLFPIAETLQTLGFAEVAEGDIHLTEAGRLFAESGLDDRKRLFAEHLIRYVPLAAHIHALLKESAAQRVPSGRIHAELDPFMSEEYAEETLKAVTSWARYAELFTYDTEAEAFTFEDED; encoded by the coding sequence ATGCTGAACACCCGCAACACCACCATCTTCGAACTGAGCGGCGTCCGTCAGGCCTATGCCAAGCCGTCGGGGCAGGATTACGTCGTGCTCGACAATGTCGACCTGACTCTGCAAGACGGCGAGGTCGTCGGACTGCTCGGCCGCTCCGGCTCCGGCAAGTCGACGCTGCTGCGCATCGTCGCCGGGCTGGTCAAGCCGACCGGCGGCTCCGTCCGCCACCATGGCGAACCGGTCACCGGCGCCACCGACGGGGTCGCGATGGTCTTCCAGACCTTCGCCCTGTTCCCCTGGCTGACCGTCTGGGAGAACGTCATGGCCGGGCTGAAGGCCAAGGGCGTGCCGACCAAGGAGGCCGAGGCGCGGACCGAGGAGGCCATCGACCTGATCGGCCTGTCGGGCTTCGAATCCGCCTATCCCAAGGAACTGTCCGGCGGTATGCGCCAGCGGGTGGGCTTCGCCCGCGCTCTGGTGGTCCATCCGGAAATCCTGCTGATGGACGAGCCCTTCTCCGCGCTGGACGTGCTGACCGCCGAGACGCTGCGCACCGATCTGCTCGACCTGTGGATGGAGCAGCGGCTGCCGATCAAGTCGATCCTGATGGTCACCCACAACATCGAGGAAGCGGTGCTGATGTGCGACCGCATCCTGGTCTTCTCCTCCAACCCCGGACGGGTGGCGGCGGAGATCCGGGTGGAACTGCCGCATCCGCGCAACCGCCTGGATCCGCAGTTCCGCGCCATGGTCGACGACATCTATGGCCGGATGACCTCGCGCAAGCCGCTGGTGGCGCCCTCTCCCGCCACGGCGCAGCCGCCGGTCTATGCGGTGCCGTTGCAGCATGTCTCCACCAACCTGCTGGCCGGCCTGCTGGAGACGCTGGCCTCGACCGCCTATCACGGCAAGGCCGACCTGCCGCATCTGGCGGCGTCGCTCCAGCACGAGATCGACGATCTGTTCCCGATCGCCGAGACGTTGCAGACGCTGGGCTTCGCCGAAGTGGCGGAGGGCGACATCCATCTGACCGAGGCCGGGCGGCTGTTCGCCGAGTCCGGGCTGGACGACCGCAAGCGGCTGTTCGCGGAGCATCTGATCCGCTATGTCCCGCTGGCCGCCCACATCCATGCCCTGCTGAAGGAATCGGCGGCGCAACGCGTGCCGAGCGGTCGCATCCATGCGGAACTGGACCCCTTCATGAGCGAGGAGTATGCCGAGGAGACGCTGAAGGCGGTCACCAGCTGGGCACGCTATGCCGAGCTGTTCACCTACGACACCGAAGCCGAGGCCTTCACCTTCGAGGATGAGGACTGA
- a CDS encoding amino acid ABC transporter permease, with translation MLHWLTLMATSLPSLLWAALVFTVPLTLASFALGLIVGLVAAVVRLFGPAPLAAAVRFYVWIIRGTPLLVQLFLIFYGLPSAGIVLDAFPAALIGFTLNVSAYTSEIIRAVIGSVPKGQWEAAYSIGMSWPQAMRRTILPQAARVAVPPLSNSFISLVKDTSLAAAITVPELFQAAQRIVATSYEPLILYVEAALIYLVLSSVLSALQVRLERRLNRYGGFLEAKS, from the coding sequence TTGCTGCACTGGCTAACCTTGATGGCGACCTCGCTGCCGTCGCTGCTGTGGGCGGCGCTGGTCTTCACCGTTCCGCTGACGCTGGCCTCCTTCGCGCTGGGCCTGATCGTCGGACTGGTGGCGGCGGTCGTCCGGCTGTTCGGGCCGGCACCGCTGGCCGCCGCCGTCCGTTTCTATGTCTGGATCATCCGCGGCACGCCGCTGCTGGTGCAGCTCTTCCTGATCTTCTACGGCCTGCCCAGCGCCGGCATCGTGCTGGACGCCTTCCCGGCGGCGCTGATCGGCTTCACCCTGAATGTCAGCGCCTACACCTCCGAGATCATCCGCGCCGTCATCGGCTCGGTGCCCAAGGGACAGTGGGAGGCCGCCTATTCCATCGGCATGAGCTGGCCGCAGGCGATGCGGCGCACCATCCTGCCGCAGGCCGCCCGCGTCGCCGTGCCGCCGCTGTCCAACAGCTTCATCTCGCTGGTGAAGGACACCTCGCTGGCCGCCGCCATCACGGTGCCCGAGCTGTTCCAGGCGGCCCAGCGCATCGTCGCCACCAGCTACGAGCCGCTGATCCTCTATGTGGAGGCGGCCCTGATCTATCTGGTGCTGAGTTCCGTCCTGTCGGCGCTCCAGGTCCGGCTGGAGCGGCGGCTCAACCGGTATGGTGGTTTCCTGGAGGCCAAGTCGTGA
- a CDS encoding amino acid ABC transporter substrate-binding protein — translation MKWLQSLLVAGLLQAAAVTAGSSAWAQADLDRIKADGALKIGTEGTYAPFTYHDASGALVGFDVEIGREIAKRIGVKVEFLEGKWDGLIAGLDARRYDAVINQVGITEARKAKYDFSDPYITSRAVLIVRGDNDAIKGFADLKGRKSAQSLTSNFGKLAEAAGAQLVGTDGFDQSIQLVLNGRADATVNDSLSFLDFKKHKPDADVKIVATRDDADQSGIIVRKGEAKLVAAINEALAAIKADGTYATISQKYFGADVSK, via the coding sequence ATGAAATGGCTGCAATCGCTTCTCGTCGCCGGCCTCCTCCAGGCCGCCGCCGTCACCGCTGGCTCCTCCGCCTGGGCCCAGGCCGACCTCGACCGCATCAAGGCCGACGGCGCGCTGAAGATCGGGACCGAGGGCACCTATGCCCCCTTCACCTATCATGACGCCTCGGGCGCGCTGGTCGGCTTCGATGTGGAGATCGGCCGCGAGATCGCCAAGCGCATCGGCGTGAAGGTGGAGTTCCTGGAGGGCAAGTGGGACGGGCTGATCGCCGGCCTGGACGCCCGCCGCTACGACGCCGTCATCAATCAGGTCGGCATCACCGAGGCGCGCAAGGCCAAATACGATTTCTCAGACCCCTACATCACCAGCCGCGCCGTCCTGATCGTGCGCGGCGACAATGATGCCATCAAGGGCTTCGCCGACTTGAAGGGCAGGAAATCGGCCCAGTCGCTGACCAGCAATTTCGGCAAGCTGGCCGAGGCGGCGGGCGCGCAGCTGGTCGGCACCGACGGCTTCGACCAGTCGATCCAGCTCGTCCTCAACGGCCGGGCCGACGCGACGGTCAATGACAGCCTGTCCTTCCTCGACTTCAAGAAGCACAAGCCTGACGCCGACGTGAAGATCGTCGCCACCCGCGACGATGCCGACCAGTCGGGCATCATCGTCCGCAAGGGCGAGGCCAAGCTGGTCGCCGCCATCAACGAGGCGCTGGCCGCGATCAAGGCCGATGGCACCTATGCCACCATCTCGCAGAAATATTTCGGCGCCGACGTTTCCAAGTAA
- a CDS encoding ABC transporter permease, translating to MVWINTNISVKATDATPNRWDVVALPLVIGLLALLAIGGHQMALPLGSIEEVPITLDPWMLPEYALRSTLRMLAAMAASLLFTFTYATLAAKSRRAGMLLIPVLDVLQSVPVLGYISFTVVFFLSLFPGSVLGAECAAIFAIFTSQAWNMAFSFYQSLRTVPRDLDEAATGFGFSGWQRFWTLEAPYAAPGLVWNMMMSMSGGWFFVVASEAITVGDKTITLPGIGSYLAKAIDGQRLDAVGWAVLAMLLVILAYDQLLFRPLVAWADKFRVELTGAQEVPESWLLTLFQRTRFFRAIFAPFDSLLGRLIWLRLPTGGLGRGAAGGLRSVGGLLDRVPARAVDMGWYLLLAVTGLWAGWSMVVFIASGVAWGDVGTVLLLGGATLLRVLVLIALATLVWVPLGVLIGLRPRLAEKVQPVAQFLAAFPANLLFPVAVVVIVRFDLNPDIWLSPLMILGTQWYILFNVVAGATAFPSDLKEAAANFRIRGWQWWRDVMLPGVFPYYVTGAVTASGGSWNASIVAEAVNWGDTQLTAHGLGSYIAQATTAGDYPRIVLGIAVMSLFVILFNRLLWRPLYAFAERRLRLA from the coding sequence ATGGTTTGGATCAACACGAATATTTCGGTGAAGGCGACCGACGCCACGCCGAACCGGTGGGACGTCGTCGCCCTGCCGCTGGTCATCGGGTTGCTGGCGCTGCTGGCCATCGGCGGCCACCAGATGGCGCTGCCGCTGGGCAGCATCGAAGAGGTGCCGATCACCCTCGACCCCTGGATGCTGCCGGAATACGCCCTGCGCTCCACCTTGCGCATGCTGGCGGCGATGGCGGCCTCGCTGCTGTTCACCTTCACCTACGCCACGCTGGCGGCCAAGAGCCGGCGGGCCGGCATGCTGCTGATCCCCGTGCTGGACGTGCTGCAATCGGTGCCGGTGCTGGGCTACATCTCCTTCACCGTCGTCTTCTTCCTCTCGCTGTTTCCGGGCAGCGTGCTGGGGGCGGAATGCGCGGCGATCTTCGCCATCTTCACCAGCCAGGCCTGGAACATGGCCTTCAGCTTCTACCAATCGCTGCGCACCGTGCCGCGCGACCTGGACGAGGCCGCGACCGGCTTCGGCTTTTCCGGCTGGCAGCGCTTCTGGACGCTGGAGGCGCCCTATGCCGCCCCCGGTCTGGTGTGGAACATGATGATGTCGATGTCCGGCGGCTGGTTCTTCGTCGTCGCGTCGGAGGCGATCACCGTCGGCGACAAGACCATCACGCTGCCCGGCATCGGCTCCTACCTCGCCAAGGCGATCGACGGGCAGCGGCTGGATGCGGTGGGCTGGGCGGTTCTGGCCATGCTGCTGGTCATCCTGGCCTATGACCAGCTGCTGTTCCGCCCGCTGGTCGCCTGGGCCGACAAGTTCCGGGTCGAGCTGACCGGGGCGCAGGAGGTTCCCGAATCCTGGCTGCTCACCCTGTTCCAGCGCACGCGCTTCTTCCGCGCCATCTTCGCGCCGTTCGACAGCCTGCTCGGCCGGCTGATCTGGCTGCGCCTGCCGACGGGCGGCCTGGGTCGCGGCGCGGCGGGCGGCCTGCGGTCGGTCGGCGGCCTGCTCGACCGGGTGCCGGCGCGCGCGGTCGACATGGGCTGGTATCTGCTGCTGGCGGTCACCGGCCTGTGGGCGGGCTGGTCGATGGTCGTCTTCATCGCCTCCGGCGTCGCCTGGGGTGATGTCGGCACCGTGCTGCTGCTGGGCGGCGCCACGCTGCTGCGGGTGCTGGTGCTGATCGCGCTGGCGACGCTGGTCTGGGTGCCGCTGGGCGTGCTGATCGGGCTGCGGCCGCGGCTGGCGGAAAAGGTCCAGCCGGTGGCCCAGTTCCTCGCCGCCTTCCCGGCCAACCTGCTGTTCCCGGTGGCGGTCGTCGTCATCGTCCGCTTCGACCTCAACCCCGACATCTGGCTCAGCCCGCTGATGATCCTGGGCACCCAGTGGTACATCCTGTTCAACGTGGTGGCCGGCGCCACCGCCTTCCCCAGCGACCTGAAGGAGGCGGCGGCCAACTTCCGCATCCGCGGCTGGCAATGGTGGCGTGACGTCATGCTGCCGGGCGTCTTCCCCTACTATGTCACCGGAGCGGTCACCGCGTCCGGCGGCTCGTGGAACGCCAGCATCGTGGCGGAGGCGGTGAACTGGGGCGATACCCAACTGACCGCCCATGGCTTGGGCAGCTATATCGCCCAGGCCACCACCGCCGGCGACTATCCGCGCATCGTGCTGGGCATCGCCGTCATGTCGCTGTTCGTCATCCTGTTCAACCGTCTGCTGTGGCGTCCGCTGTACGCGTTCGCCGAGCGCCGCCTGCGCCTCGCCTGA
- a CDS encoding cation diffusion facilitator family transporter, with protein MSNEKEAVALGSILASGAMTVGKFAVGLSTGSLGLLSEGLHSLLDLGATVMTWFAVRVSDKPADAGHPYGHGKIESVTALAETGLLFLTSAWIAYEAVRRLIDGGVEVEATWWSVGVVVICIAIDAYRARELSRVAKETRSQALEADALHFSSDILSSTVVLVGLGLVWLGYPKGDALAAIGVSVFVCHAGYQLGRRTIDTLIDAAPAGTADRVETAVARLPGVAGVQRVRVRPAGSVLFVDLDLLVGRTLSLDAAGAVREQAIRAVQAEMPEAEVSVATHPLALDDETVMDRVAVRAAGLGLAVHHVTVQRVNGRLAVGFDLEVDGSLPIEEAHALSSRLEAGIREELGSDIEVESHIEPLQDNGLTGVDAEPDLLRAIGAHLAASRPVAGPLRDVHNLRVRRSAAGLVVTFHSHVAPGTTVVAVHDAIDALERDLRGRWPDIVRVIGHSEPDHDDRPSVGRERVAEKPGHRGAPDAA; from the coding sequence ATGAGCAACGAAAAGGAAGCGGTGGCACTCGGCTCCATCCTGGCGAGCGGGGCGATGACGGTGGGCAAGTTCGCGGTCGGGCTGTCCACCGGCAGCCTCGGGCTGCTGTCGGAGGGGTTGCACAGCCTGCTCGATCTTGGCGCGACGGTGATGACCTGGTTCGCCGTGCGGGTCAGCGACAAGCCGGCCGATGCCGGGCATCCCTATGGCCACGGCAAGATCGAGAGCGTCACCGCGCTTGCCGAAACCGGCCTGCTGTTCCTGACCAGCGCCTGGATCGCCTATGAGGCGGTCCGCCGGCTGATCGATGGCGGGGTCGAGGTCGAGGCGACCTGGTGGTCGGTCGGGGTGGTGGTGATCTGCATCGCCATCGACGCCTACCGTGCCCGCGAGCTGTCGCGCGTCGCCAAGGAAACCCGCAGCCAGGCGCTGGAGGCCGACGCCCTGCATTTCTCCTCCGACATCCTCAGCTCGACGGTGGTGCTGGTCGGGCTGGGACTGGTGTGGCTCGGCTATCCGAAGGGCGACGCCCTGGCGGCCATCGGCGTGTCGGTGTTCGTCTGCCATGCCGGCTACCAGCTCGGCCGGCGGACCATCGATACGCTGATCGATGCGGCGCCGGCCGGCACGGCGGATCGGGTCGAAACGGCGGTGGCGCGCCTTCCGGGCGTCGCCGGGGTCCAGCGCGTGCGGGTCCGGCCGGCCGGCAGCGTGCTGTTCGTCGATCTCGACCTTCTGGTCGGGCGCACCCTGTCGCTCGACGCCGCGGGGGCGGTTCGCGAGCAGGCGATCAGGGCGGTCCAGGCCGAAATGCCGGAGGCCGAGGTTTCCGTCGCCACCCATCCGCTGGCGCTCGACGACGAGACGGTGATGGACCGGGTGGCGGTGCGCGCCGCCGGGCTGGGGCTGGCGGTCCATCACGTCACCGTCCAGCGGGTGAACGGGCGTCTGGCGGTGGGGTTCGACCTGGAGGTCGACGGCTCGCTGCCGATCGAGGAGGCGCATGCGCTGTCCTCGCGGCTGGAGGCCGGCATCCGGGAGGAGCTGGGGAGCGACATCGAGGTCGAGAGCCACATCGAGCCGTTGCAGGACAACGGCCTGACCGGTGTCGATGCCGAACCGGACCTGCTGCGTGCCATCGGGGCGCATCTCGCCGCCTCCCGTCCGGTCGCCGGCCCCTTGCGCGATGTCCACAACCTTCGGGTCCGCCGCAGCGCCGCCGGTCTGGTCGTGACGTTCCACAGCCATGTGGCACCGGGAACGACCGTCGTGGCGGTGCATGACGCCATCGATGCCCTGGAACGCGATCTGCGCGGGCGCTGGCCGGACATCGTCCGGGTCATCGGTCACTCCGAACCCGATCATGATGATCGGCCGTCGGTTGGGAGAGAGCGGGTGGCGGAGAAGCCTGGGCATCGGGGGGCACCGGATGCAGCTTGA
- a CDS encoding MgtC/SapB family protein, with protein sequence MQLDLSDAAVAATTFLRFGIAFVLGALIGFERQYRQRTAGLRTNVLVAVGAAAFAEIGMRLLGAEGATRIVAYVVSGIGFLGAGVIMKEGTNVRGLNTAATLWCSAAVGACSGCGLPLEAVILTFFVLAGNTLLRPLVNYVNRLPIDERVTEAHYRVHVVADPEELSDVRDALARELEALDYPIRDIEVLSESEEQVELAAMLVPTTANPDELDRAVLNLERTAGIRNATWTVSTTT encoded by the coding sequence ATGCAGCTTGACCTGTCCGATGCCGCCGTCGCGGCGACCACCTTCCTGCGCTTCGGCATCGCCTTCGTCCTGGGGGCCTTGATCGGCTTCGAACGCCAGTACCGGCAGCGCACCGCCGGGCTGCGCACCAACGTGCTGGTCGCCGTCGGGGCCGCCGCCTTCGCCGAGATCGGCATGCGGCTGCTCGGAGCGGAGGGGGCGACGCGGATCGTCGCCTATGTGGTGTCCGGCATCGGCTTCCTCGGCGCCGGTGTCATCATGAAGGAGGGAACCAACGTCCGTGGCCTGAACACCGCGGCGACCCTGTGGTGTTCGGCGGCGGTCGGGGCCTGTTCCGGCTGCGGCCTGCCGTTGGAGGCGGTGATACTGACCTTCTTCGTGCTGGCCGGGAACACGCTGCTGCGGCCGCTGGTGAACTACGTCAACCGCCTGCCGATCGACGAACGGGTGACCGAGGCGCATTATCGGGTCCATGTCGTCGCCGACCCGGAAGAGCTTTCGGACGTCCGCGATGCCCTGGCCAGGGAGCTGGAGGCGCTCGATTACCCGATCCGCGACATCGAGGTCCTGTCGGAGAGCGAGGAGCAGGTGGAATTGGCGGCCATGCTGGTTCCCACCACTGCCAACCCCGACGAACTCGACCGCGCCGTGCTCAATCTGGAACGCACCGCCGGCATCCGCAACGCCACCTGGACCGTCAGCACCACGACGTGA
- a CDS encoding glycosyltransferase 87 family protein, translated as MKLNEMNPSRLSRGVSLLRGNANAWAVGVWCVFVLSIAVLAVIRPERPITHIYRNAAIDWWSSVPVYTPGIHGFLYFPSSAVLLGPLAALPLAVGDQIWRLVMVAVFTGAVYRVALLLHPTMGRTLAAWVLVAAIPTASINILRGQCELMMLSVILHAVVDLARGHDRRGAVMLALAAALKPLALIPALLFAAARPGVRWPLATGLLIAFLVPFLHPDPGYVAGQYAAMICKLATAAAPDSGRWFDLTRLLAEAGVVPDYATMTGLRLAGALLAVGVVWAAVRRLDQVTAMIVTLMLGAWYLVLFNPRTEEGSYLSIAVLATLAALVEHRRPRAGAVSMLLGLVVLGMGLHFYGGWFYRPTQMWIKQALTLPLLCYPVWLVVTRRSLIASAGRVRDGKPSVRIHPSLRIQ; from the coding sequence ATGAAGCTCAATGAAATGAATCCGTCGCGCCTTTCGCGCGGCGTTTCCCTGTTGCGTGGCAATGCCAACGCCTGGGCGGTGGGCGTGTGGTGTGTGTTCGTGCTGTCGATCGCGGTGCTGGCGGTGATCCGGCCGGAGCGGCCGATCACGCACATTTACCGGAACGCCGCGATCGACTGGTGGTCATCGGTCCCGGTTTACACGCCGGGTATCCATGGCTTCCTCTATTTCCCGTCCAGCGCGGTCCTGCTCGGGCCGTTGGCGGCCCTGCCGCTGGCGGTGGGGGACCAGATCTGGCGGCTGGTGATGGTGGCGGTGTTCACCGGCGCCGTCTACCGGGTGGCGCTGCTGCTTCATCCCACCATGGGGCGGACCTTGGCCGCCTGGGTTCTGGTGGCGGCGATCCCGACCGCGTCGATCAACATCCTGCGCGGCCAGTGCGAACTGATGATGTTGTCGGTGATCCTGCATGCGGTGGTCGATCTGGCGCGCGGGCATGACCGGCGGGGCGCGGTGATGCTGGCGCTGGCGGCGGCGCTGAAGCCGCTCGCCCTGATCCCGGCCCTGCTGTTCGCCGCCGCCCGGCCCGGCGTGCGGTGGCCGCTGGCGACCGGTCTGCTGATCGCGTTCCTCGTGCCGTTCCTGCACCCGGACCCGGGTTACGTCGCCGGGCAATACGCGGCGATGATCTGCAAGCTGGCCACGGCGGCGGCGCCCGACAGTGGCCGCTGGTTCGACCTGACCCGGCTTCTGGCGGAAGCCGGGGTGGTGCCGGATTACGCCACCATGACCGGCTTGCGGCTGGCTGGGGCGCTGTTGGCGGTCGGGGTCGTCTGGGCCGCCGTCCGCCGTCTCGACCAGGTCACCGCCATGATCGTCACGCTGATGCTGGGCGCCTGGTATCTGGTGCTGTTCAACCCGCGGACGGAGGAAGGCTCCTATCTCAGCATCGCGGTTCTGGCGACGCTGGCCGCGCTGGTCGAGCATCGCCGGCCGCGGGCCGGGGCGGTGTCGATGCTGCTCGGGCTGGTCGTGCTGGGTATGGGGCTGCATTTCTATGGCGGCTGGTTCTACCGGCCGACCCAGATGTGGATCAAGCAGGCGCTGACGCTCCCCCTGCTCTGCTATCCGGTCTGGCTGGTCGTGACCCGCCGCAGCCTCATCGCCTCCGCGGGGCGGGTGAGGGATGGGAAGCCGTCGGTCCGAATCCATCCCTCATTACGGATTCAGTAA
- a CDS encoding acetylglutamate kinase, translated as MTLPVLQSETRQTIVRLLSILASTKEINQYLKRFSQLDAKRFAVVNINDAILRDGVEAEAVASSLSFLQAVGLTPIVLLGTAPGSREEPPASGVDEESGDGPDREAPAGPAFPYETFQALNRSLVERLRRKGVRATSITGGVFEAGHLGREVRGSLGTVRAVRLAPVEASLHAGSIPVISSLGETAGGQSLGIECDRATNALVRLLQPFKIIFLTGAGGLLDANGRVIDAINLSTEYDHFDRDSCLRSAITFTVEQMKDLLDRLPPESSISITNPANLANELFTHKGSGTLVRRGERVSRATCWDELDLTRLRMLIESSFGRRLVEDYFQRTRLLRAYVSENYRAAVILTEEDGVPYLDKFAVLDEAQGEGLGRAVWKVMRKETPQLFWRSRHKNQINIFYYAQSDGCFKQEKWKVFWCGLDDFSQIEKCVAHCAVRRPTLIESEAGH; from the coding sequence ATGACCTTGCCCGTCCTGCAAAGCGAAACCCGCCAGACCATCGTGCGCCTGCTCTCGATCCTGGCCAGCACGAAAGAGATCAATCAATATCTCAAGCGCTTCTCGCAGCTGGACGCAAAGCGCTTCGCGGTGGTCAACATCAACGACGCCATCCTGCGCGACGGGGTGGAGGCCGAGGCTGTGGCATCGTCGCTGTCGTTCCTGCAGGCGGTGGGGCTCACTCCGATCGTTCTGCTTGGAACGGCACCAGGATCGCGGGAGGAACCGCCGGCCTCCGGCGTTGACGAGGAGAGCGGCGACGGCCCGGATAGGGAGGCGCCCGCAGGTCCGGCGTTCCCGTATGAAACGTTCCAGGCCTTGAATCGCAGCCTTGTCGAGCGGCTCCGCCGGAAAGGGGTGCGCGCCACCTCGATCACCGGGGGGGTGTTCGAGGCGGGGCATCTGGGCCGTGAGGTCCGCGGTTCCCTCGGCACGGTCCGTGCGGTGAGGCTGGCACCGGTGGAGGCCAGCCTGCATGCCGGGTCCATCCCGGTGATCAGCAGCCTGGGCGAAACGGCGGGTGGCCAGAGTCTCGGCATCGAGTGCGATCGCGCCACCAATGCGCTGGTGCGGCTGCTGCAACCGTTCAAGATCATTTTCCTCACCGGCGCCGGTGGCTTGCTCGATGCGAATGGCCGCGTGATCGACGCGATCAACCTGTCCACCGAGTATGATCACTTCGACCGGGACTCCTGCCTGCGGAGCGCGATCACCTTCACGGTGGAGCAGATGAAGGATCTGCTGGACCGTCTGCCGCCGGAATCGTCGATCTCGATCACCAACCCGGCCAATCTGGCCAATGAACTGTTCACCCACAAGGGTTCCGGCACGCTCGTGCGCCGCGGTGAGCGCGTGTCCCGCGCGACATGTTGGGACGAGTTGGACCTGACGCGCTTGCGCATGCTGATCGAATCCAGTTTCGGCCGGCGCCTTGTCGAGGATTACTTCCAGCGCACCCGGCTGCTTCGGGCTTACGTCAGCGAGAATTATCGTGCCGCCGTGATCCTGACCGAAGAGGATGGGGTTCCCTATCTGGATAAATTCGCCGTGCTCGATGAGGCTCAGGGCGAGGGACTGGGCCGCGCGGTGTGGAAGGTGATGCGCAAGGAGACGCCTCAACTGTTCTGGCGCTCCCGTCATAAGAACCAGATCAATATCTTCTACTATGCCCAATCCGACGGTTGCTTCAAACAGGAGAAGTGGAAGGTGTTCTGGTGTGGGCTGGATGATTTCTCGCAGATCGAGAAATGCGTGGCGCATTGCGCGGTGAGGCGGCCGACATTGATCGAGTCCGAAGCCGGCCATTGA
- a CDS encoding amino acid ABC transporter ATP-binding protein, whose protein sequence is MIRLTNIEKRFGDLTVLKGVTVTVAEGRVTALIGPSGGGKSTLLRCINLLEIPTSGSVRIGGEELAFHPGGKPGRADIQRLRGQTGMVFQNFQLFPHRTAVENVMEGLVTVRKWPAEKARGRAMELLRKVGMAHKADAWPATLSGGQQQRVAIARALAPSPRVLLCDEPTSALDPELSGEVVEVLGTLAAEGTTMVMATHDLRLASRIAHEVVFLDGGQVVESGPSQALFSTPIHERTRRFIATLTQQGRTGT, encoded by the coding sequence GTGATCCGTCTGACCAACATCGAAAAGCGCTTCGGCGACCTGACCGTGCTGAAGGGGGTGACGGTGACGGTGGCCGAAGGACGCGTCACCGCCCTGATCGGCCCGTCCGGCGGCGGCAAGAGCACGCTTCTGCGCTGCATCAACCTGCTGGAGATCCCGACCTCCGGCAGCGTGCGCATCGGCGGGGAGGAGTTGGCCTTCCACCCCGGCGGCAAGCCCGGCCGGGCGGACATCCAGCGGCTGCGCGGCCAGACCGGGATGGTGTTCCAGAATTTTCAGCTCTTCCCCCACCGCACCGCGGTGGAGAATGTGATGGAGGGGCTGGTGACCGTGCGGAAATGGCCGGCGGAAAAGGCGCGCGGCCGCGCCATGGAGCTGCTGCGCAAGGTCGGCATGGCGCACAAGGCCGATGCCTGGCCGGCGACCCTGTCGGGCGGCCAGCAGCAGCGCGTCGCCATCGCCCGCGCGCTCGCCCCGTCGCCGCGGGTGCTGCTGTGCGACGAGCCGACCTCCGCCCTCGACCCCGAACTGTCGGGCGAGGTGGTGGAGGTGCTGGGCACGCTGGCCGCCGAGGGCACCACCATGGTGATGGCGACCCACGACCTGCGCCTCGCCTCGCGCATCGCCCACGAGGTGGTGTTCCTCGACGGCGGACAGGTGGTGGAGTCCGGCCCGTCGCAGGCGCTGTTCTCCACCCCCATCCACGAGCGCACCCGGCGCTTCATCGCCACCCTGACCCAGCAGGGCCGGACCGGGACCTGA